A single window of Acidimicrobiales bacterium DNA harbors:
- a CDS encoding thioesterase family protein: MTSEFDRAIALTDICAKRFGARVPEGWLGSGRAQGGLLAAQVLAAMTRTVDDPTRAVRSITVHMLSAPDAAAPYEIETTVQRTGRSVVNLSARILQGGRPLVMGLGLFSTDRHGPDFDELPMPEVAPATPGRVTETYVPEFAHPFAERMVLQHRTGPEAFSSAEGPMTTGGWIGFSDPRPVDEPGLLVMGDAGIMPWWVRLPEMRPTATVDYTVHFRASFPRTDPDELVYAGMQTRLVRGGFLDWDAVLWAPDGTVLCLARQQLVTIG, encoded by the coding sequence ATGACCTCGGAGTTCGATCGCGCCATCGCGCTCACTGACATCTGCGCGAAGCGCTTCGGCGCCCGGGTCCCGGAGGGTTGGCTCGGTTCCGGACGCGCTCAGGGTGGGCTGCTCGCCGCCCAAGTCCTCGCCGCCATGACGCGGACAGTCGACGACCCGACGCGCGCGGTGCGGTCGATCACCGTGCACATGCTGAGCGCGCCAGATGCCGCGGCGCCCTACGAGATCGAGACCACCGTGCAACGCACGGGGCGATCGGTCGTGAACCTCTCGGCGCGGATCCTCCAGGGCGGCCGCCCGCTCGTGATGGGCCTGGGCCTCTTCTCCACGGACCGACACGGCCCCGACTTCGACGAACTGCCCATGCCCGAGGTCGCCCCGGCGACGCCTGGGCGCGTTACCGAGACCTACGTACCCGAATTCGCCCACCCGTTCGCAGAGCGGATGGTCCTGCAGCACCGGACGGGTCCCGAGGCGTTCTCGTCGGCGGAGGGGCCGATGACCACCGGCGGGTGGATCGGGTTCTCCGATCCACGTCCGGTGGACGAACCCGGCCTCCTCGTAATGGGCGACGCCGGGATCATGCCGTGGTGGGTGCGGCTGCCCGAGATGCGACCGACCGCCACCGTCGACTACACGGTGCACTTCCGGGCGTCGTTTCCCCGCACCGACCCCGACGAGCTCGTCTACGCCGGGATGCAGACCCGACTCGTGCGGGGCGGCTTCCTCGACTGGGACGCCGTCCTGTGGGCACCGGACGGGACCGTGCTCTGCCTCGCCCGCCAGCAGCTCGTCACTATCGGCTGA
- a CDS encoding ABC transporter permease, translating to MTSTRQVGRRPPQRPPLVLGLLGLIGALVFAVPLAGLLARTPWRDLPDLLTTDVVGDALRLSLITSVAAAAISAVLGVPLAWLLARVEFPGRRLVRALVTLPMVLPPVVGGAALLFALGRRGWVGESLYEATGFLLPFSTWGVIVANTFVAMPFLVVTVEGALTGMDTRYEQAAASLGASRLTVFRRVTLPMIAPSLVAGMVLAWARALGEFGATVTFAGNLQGRTQTLPLAVFVALESDRDTAIAVSLVLVAVSLAVLIGLRDRWWSRR from the coding sequence ATGACCTCTACGCGCCAGGTGGGCCGTCGGCCCCCGCAACGGCCGCCGCTCGTTCTCGGGCTGCTGGGGCTCATCGGAGCCCTCGTCTTCGCGGTCCCACTCGCCGGCCTCCTCGCCCGCACTCCCTGGCGTGATCTGCCCGACCTTCTCACCACCGATGTCGTCGGCGATGCGCTGCGTCTGTCGCTGATCACGTCGGTCGCGGCCGCAGCGATATCGGCGGTCCTCGGCGTACCGCTCGCATGGCTGCTCGCGAGGGTCGAGTTCCCGGGCCGAAGGCTTGTCCGCGCGCTTGTCACTTTGCCGATGGTCCTCCCGCCGGTCGTGGGCGGCGCCGCGCTGCTCTTCGCGCTCGGTCGGCGCGGCTGGGTCGGCGAGTCCCTCTACGAGGCGACCGGGTTCCTCCTGCCCTTCTCCACCTGGGGCGTCATCGTGGCCAACACCTTCGTCGCGATGCCCTTCCTCGTCGTGACGGTCGAAGGCGCGCTGACCGGGATGGACACGCGCTACGAGCAGGCCGCGGCGAGTCTCGGGGCCTCCCGGCTCACGGTCTTCCGGAGAGTCACGTTGCCGATGATCGCCCCGTCGCTCGTCGCCGGGATGGTCCTGGCCTGGGCGCGGGCCCTCGGTGAGTTCGGTGCCACCGTGACCTTCGCCGGCAACCTCCAGGGACGGACCCAGACGTTGCCGCTGGCGGTCTTCGTCGCCCTCGAATCCGACCGTGACACGGCGATCGCCGTCAGCCTCGTCCTCGTCGCGGTCTCCCTGGCCGTTCTCATCGGCCTGCGCGACCGTTGGTGGTCTCGGCGATGA
- a CDS encoding error-prone DNA polymerase: MGWRNPPVPWSELERRLSGRPRPVPDPDSGVVADGGDSPAWSRVRLPYDAPPALVRGTSATPYAELHCHSNFSFLDGASDPEELAEEAVRLGLEALALTDHDGLYGVVRFAEAARTHGLPTVFGAELSLGMTEPQMGRPDPVGHHLLVLARGPAGYARLARAVSLAQLEGEKGAPRVALDALADLADGDPWMVLTGCRKGTVPAALAEAGPSAARRALDELVAAFGRHNVVVELWDHGHPLDGPRNDALVQIAAAAGVEVVATNNVHYHAPVRRRLATAMAAVRARRSLAEIDGWLPAASGAHLRSGDEQARRFARYPGVVERAAQIGRDLAFDLSLVAPKLPPYPCPAGLDEMAYLRALTEAGGTRRYGPRSDPRADGAWRQIDHELTVIAQLGFPGYFLVVWDIVEFCRRNDILCQGRGSAANSAVCYALGVTAADAVSLGLLFERFLSPARDGPPDIDIDIESDRREEVIQYVYERYGRHHTAQVANVITYRARSAVRDAARALGYAPGQQDAFAKNLDRWTGLASHASTTDGRGAAADTTPAERAVPDEVMALAAEFENGPRHLGIHSGGMVICDRPVIEVCPVEWARMADRSVLQWDKDDCAAVGLVKFDLLGLGMLSALHYAIDLIGEHHGRRVDIATLPQEDVVYDMLCRADSIGVFQVESRAQMATLPRLKPRCFYDLVVEVALIRPGPIQGGSVHPYIRRRNGREPVTYLHPLLEGALAKTLGVPLFQEQLMQMAIDVAGFSAAEADQLRQAMGSKRSQARMERLRGRLYKGMAERGITGDVAHQIWEKLAAFANFGFPESHSVSFAYLVYASSWIKHHYPAAFCAALLNAQPMGFYSPHTLMADARRHGVEVLPPCVNASADVATLEPAPGSAGGVAVRLGVASVRSVGDELAERIAAGRPYASMEDLRRRVGVGLPVLESLASAGAFGCFGLERREALWSAGAVAQTGEDRLEGIVTGAEAPTLPGMSPEELALADLSVTGVAVDGHPTRFLREKLDEMGVTVSVDLPDHRGSKVVVAGVVTHRQRPATAGGTTFLNLEDETGLINVVVSKGCWARHRRIALGCPALVVRGRLERNEGVVNVIAERLEPLAVTGSPASRDFR, from the coding sequence CTCGAACGACGTCTGTCCGGTCGGCCGCGCCCGGTGCCGGACCCCGATTCCGGGGTCGTCGCCGACGGTGGTGACAGCCCGGCGTGGTCGAGGGTACGTCTGCCCTACGACGCCCCTCCCGCGTTGGTGCGCGGGACCAGCGCCACCCCCTACGCCGAGTTGCACTGCCACTCGAACTTCTCGTTCCTGGACGGGGCGTCGGACCCCGAGGAGTTGGCCGAGGAGGCCGTGCGGCTCGGTCTGGAGGCGCTGGCGTTGACCGACCACGACGGGCTCTACGGGGTCGTACGGTTCGCCGAGGCAGCCCGCACCCACGGTCTGCCCACCGTGTTCGGAGCCGAGTTGAGCCTCGGCATGACCGAGCCGCAGATGGGGCGCCCGGACCCTGTGGGACACCATCTCCTCGTGTTGGCCCGCGGGCCGGCGGGCTATGCCCGGCTGGCGCGGGCGGTGAGCCTGGCCCAACTCGAGGGGGAGAAAGGGGCACCGAGGGTGGCGCTCGACGCGCTGGCTGACCTGGCCGACGGCGACCCGTGGATGGTGCTGACCGGGTGCCGCAAGGGGACCGTTCCGGCGGCCCTGGCCGAGGCCGGCCCGTCGGCGGCGCGTCGCGCCCTCGACGAACTGGTCGCCGCGTTCGGGCGGCACAACGTCGTCGTCGAGTTGTGGGACCACGGCCATCCCCTCGACGGTCCCCGTAATGACGCGCTGGTGCAGATCGCCGCCGCGGCGGGGGTGGAGGTCGTCGCCACGAACAACGTCCATTACCACGCCCCGGTACGGCGTCGGCTCGCCACGGCGATGGCGGCGGTGAGGGCCCGCCGGAGCCTCGCGGAGATCGACGGTTGGCTACCGGCGGCGTCGGGCGCGCACCTGCGCTCCGGTGACGAACAGGCGCGTCGCTTCGCCCGCTACCCGGGGGTCGTGGAACGTGCCGCTCAGATCGGCCGGGACCTGGCCTTCGACCTGTCGCTCGTCGCGCCGAAGCTGCCGCCGTACCCGTGCCCCGCCGGCCTCGACGAGATGGCCTACCTGCGGGCGCTCACCGAAGCCGGTGGCACCCGCCGCTACGGCCCCCGTAGCGACCCCCGCGCCGACGGGGCATGGCGCCAGATCGACCACGAGCTCACGGTGATCGCCCAGCTCGGATTCCCCGGGTACTTCCTCGTGGTGTGGGACATCGTCGAGTTCTGCCGCCGCAACGACATCCTGTGCCAGGGCAGGGGATCGGCCGCCAACTCGGCCGTCTGCTACGCGCTCGGGGTGACCGCGGCCGACGCCGTGTCGCTCGGGCTGCTGTTCGAACGGTTCCTGTCGCCGGCCCGTGACGGGCCACCCGACATCGACATCGACATCGAGTCCGACCGCCGCGAGGAGGTCATCCAGTACGTCTACGAGCGCTACGGCCGTCACCACACCGCCCAGGTCGCCAACGTCATCACCTACCGGGCCCGGTCCGCGGTGCGTGACGCGGCCAGGGCTCTCGGCTACGCGCCCGGTCAACAGGATGCGTTCGCGAAGAACCTGGACCGCTGGACAGGCCTGGCCTCCCATGCGTCGACCACCGACGGGCGCGGAGCCGCGGCCGACACGACACCGGCGGAGAGGGCCGTTCCCGACGAGGTCATGGCGCTCGCGGCGGAGTTCGAGAACGGGCCCCGTCACCTCGGCATCCACTCGGGTGGCATGGTGATCTGTGACCGGCCCGTCATCGAGGTGTGCCCGGTGGAGTGGGCGCGGATGGCGGACCGTTCCGTGTTGCAGTGGGACAAGGACGACTGCGCCGCCGTCGGGCTCGTGAAGTTCGACCTTCTCGGCCTCGGGATGCTCTCGGCGCTGCATTACGCGATCGACCTGATCGGCGAGCACCACGGCCGCCGGGTCGACATCGCCACGCTGCCCCAGGAGGACGTGGTCTACGACATGTTGTGCCGGGCGGACTCGATCGGCGTCTTCCAGGTCGAGTCCCGGGCCCAGATGGCCACGCTTCCGCGGCTGAAGCCCCGGTGTTTCTACGACCTCGTCGTGGAGGTCGCCCTCATCCGTCCGGGCCCCATCCAGGGCGGGTCGGTGCACCCCTACATCCGCCGCCGCAACGGCAGGGAACCGGTCACCTATCTCCATCCGCTGCTGGAGGGGGCGCTTGCCAAGACGCTGGGGGTGCCGCTGTTCCAGGAGCAGCTGATGCAGATGGCGATCGACGTCGCCGGGTTCAGCGCGGCCGAGGCCGACCAGCTACGTCAGGCCATGGGGTCCAAGCGCAGCCAGGCCCGGATGGAGCGGCTACGGGGCCGGCTCTACAAGGGGATGGCTGAGCGGGGGATCACCGGCGACGTGGCCCACCAGATCTGGGAGAAGCTGGCGGCGTTCGCCAACTTCGGGTTCCCCGAGAGCCACTCGGTCAGCTTCGCCTACCTCGTCTACGCGTCATCGTGGATCAAGCACCACTACCCGGCGGCGTTCTGCGCGGCGCTTTTGAACGCCCAGCCCATGGGGTTCTATTCGCCCCACACGCTGATGGCCGACGCCCGTCGTCACGGGGTGGAGGTTCTCCCACCGTGTGTCAACGCGTCCGCGGACGTGGCCACCCTGGAACCGGCGCCCGGATCGGCCGGGGGAGTGGCGGTGCGCCTCGGGGTCGCGTCGGTGCGCAGCGTCGGCGACGAACTGGCCGAACGCATCGCCGCCGGTCGGCCCTATGCCTCGATGGAGGACCTGCGGCGGCGAGTGGGGGTGGGCCTGCCGGTTCTGGAGTCGCTGGCATCGGCGGGGGCGTTCGGGTGCTTCGGCCTGGAGAGGCGTGAGGCGCTGTGGAGTGCGGGGGCGGTGGCACAGACGGGGGAGGACCGCCTGGAGGGGATCGTCACGGGGGCCGAGGCGCCGACCCTGCCGGGGATGTCCCCCGAGGAGTTGGCCCTGGCGGACCTGTCGGTGACCGGGGTGGCCGTCGACGGTCACCCCACCCGGTTCCTGCGGGAGAAGCTCGATGAGATGGGGGTGACGGTGTCCGTCGATCTGCCCGACCACCGTGGCTCCAAGGTGGTCGTGGCGGGGGTGGTGACGCACCGTCAGCGTCCGGCGACCGCGGGTGGGACCACGTTCTTGAACCTCGAGGACGAGACCGGGCTCATCAACGTCGTCGTGTCGAAGGGATGCTGGGCCCGTCACCGCCGCATCGCGCTGGGTTGCCCGGCGCTGGTGGTGCGGGGCCGCCTGGAACGGAATGAGGGTGTGGTCAACGTGATCGCCGAACGGCTCGAACCCCTTGCCGTCACCGGCTCTCCCGCCAGCCGTGATTTCCGCTGA
- a CDS encoding ribbon-helix-helix domain-containing protein — MATITVRLDNDDEKLLDEITAIYGSRSTAIREAIRALSGQVERDRAIDEALAAWEAEAGPVDENEVAAMIERYDL, encoded by the coding sequence ATGGCGACGATCACGGTCCGTCTCGACAACGACGACGAGAAGCTCCTCGACGAGATCACGGCCATCTACGGCAGCCGGTCCACAGCGATCCGAGAAGCCATCCGCGCGCTGTCCGGCCAGGTGGAGCGTGACCGCGCGATCGACGAAGCCCTGGCTGCGTGGGAGGCGGAGGCAGGTCCTGTCGACGAGAACGAGGTGGCCGCGATGATCGAGCGCTACGACCTGTGA
- a CDS encoding LLM class flavin-dependent oxidoreductase, with amino-acid sequence MTDPRATSTGPRTGVIVGSWPLGLPTSGTYYRDLAQQSESLGYDLLFSGDHLFMYSPNVEALTVLAAFAAATETIGIGTAVLLPALREPALAAKQLASIDYLSGGRLTVGVGVGGEIEQEWRAMEVPIPERGRRTDEYLELMAALWSGGQVDFDGEFRSVHGVSGSPHPVRPDGIPIWVGGRSDAALRRAARHEGWCAYACSPRRIRESVARLDELMGDRPPGYRISMVLFTVVNDDGDRARSTATEVLNARYRQDWDRFLDTMCAVGDPHHVASRVAEFRAAGVDDVILCPQVPAEALPDQLTRLAEICPGRASARAMKGSGWEGDLDEIRASQTRW; translated from the coding sequence ATGACAGATCCCCGCGCGACCTCGACGGGTCCCCGCACCGGCGTGATCGTCGGGTCATGGCCACTCGGTCTCCCGACATCGGGGACCTACTACCGCGACCTCGCCCAACAGAGCGAGTCGCTCGGCTACGACCTGCTCTTCTCGGGTGACCACCTATTCATGTACAGCCCCAATGTGGAGGCGCTCACGGTCCTCGCCGCCTTCGCGGCGGCGACCGAGACCATCGGGATCGGCACGGCGGTGTTGTTGCCGGCGCTGCGGGAACCCGCCCTGGCGGCAAAGCAGCTGGCGAGCATCGACTACCTGTCCGGCGGCCGTCTGACGGTCGGGGTCGGTGTCGGCGGCGAGATCGAACAGGAGTGGCGGGCCATGGAGGTGCCCATTCCCGAACGCGGCCGACGAACCGACGAGTACCTCGAGCTGATGGCGGCGCTGTGGTCGGGCGGGCAGGTCGACTTCGACGGCGAGTTCCGCTCGGTGCACGGTGTATCCGGATCCCCGCACCCGGTTCGACCCGATGGCATCCCGATATGGGTCGGCGGCCGCAGCGATGCCGCCCTGAGGCGCGCAGCACGCCACGAGGGATGGTGCGCCTACGCCTGTTCGCCCCGTCGCATCCGCGAGAGCGTCGCCCGTCTCGACGAGCTCATGGGCGACCGTCCACCCGGATACCGGATCTCGATGGTGCTGTTCACCGTGGTGAACGACGACGGGGACCGGGCACGGTCTACAGCCACCGAGGTCCTGAACGCCCGCTACCGCCAGGACTGGGACCGGTTTCTCGACACGATGTGCGCCGTCGGCGATCCCCACCACGTCGCCAGCCGTGTCGCCGAGTTCCGCGCCGCAGGTGTGGACGACGTGATCCTGTGCCCGCAGGTCCCCGCCGAGGCGCTGCCCGACCAGCTCACCCGTCTGGCTGAGATCTGCCCAGGTCGCGCATCCGCCCGTGCGATGAAGGGCTCCGGCTGGGAGGGCGATCTCGATGAGATACGCGCCAGTCAGACACGGTGGTGA
- the modA gene encoding molybdate ABC transporter substrate-binding protein — protein sequence MVVVIALLGGGCGDSDGDDQTVLVFAAASLTDVFAEIETAFEATTPGVDVQFNLGGSSSLREQILAGAPADVFASANTETMDRVVEAGAVDGEIVVFARNRLAIAVPAGNPGEVASLADLADADLLIGLCSAGVPCGDFARQVLAAAGVEPSLDTNEPDVRSLLTKIAAGELDAGIVYETDVIVAGADVERIEIPADVNVEAPYPAAVISGAPQPDLAAAFVEFLVSADARAILADAGFLPA from the coding sequence ATGGTCGTGGTCATCGCCCTCCTCGGTGGCGGGTGCGGCGACAGCGATGGGGACGACCAGACCGTGCTGGTGTTTGCTGCTGCGTCGTTGACCGACGTGTTCGCCGAGATCGAGACGGCGTTCGAGGCCACCACACCGGGGGTCGACGTGCAGTTCAACCTCGGCGGGAGTTCGTCGCTGCGGGAGCAGATCCTGGCGGGGGCGCCGGCCGATGTCTTCGCGTCGGCCAACACCGAGACGATGGACCGGGTCGTCGAGGCGGGCGCAGTCGACGGTGAGATCGTCGTGTTCGCGCGCAACCGACTCGCCATCGCTGTTCCTGCCGGCAACCCCGGCGAGGTGGCGTCGCTCGCGGACCTCGCCGATGCCGATCTGCTCATCGGTCTCTGCTCGGCAGGCGTCCCGTGCGGCGACTTCGCCCGGCAGGTGCTGGCCGCTGCGGGAGTCGAACCATCCCTCGATACGAACGAGCCCGACGTCCGCTCGCTGCTCACGAAGATCGCCGCCGGTGAGCTCGACGCCGGGATCGTGTACGAGACCGATGTGATCGTCGCCGGCGCCGACGTCGAGCGCATCGAGATCCCCGCTGACGTCAACGTCGAAGCGCCGTATCCCGCCGCCGTCATCAGCGGGGCGCCGCAACCGGACCTCGCCGCGGCGTTCGTCGAGTTCCTCGTATCCGCCGACGCCCGGGCGATCCTCGCTGACGCGGGATTCCTGCCGGCATGA
- a CDS encoding ATP-binding cassette domain-containing protein has translation MTATDIATGLEAHIVAARGGFDLDVALRIEPGETAALLGPNGSGKSTTVAALTGLLALEAGEVVLGGRTLDSPRAGIFVAPEDRDIGVVFQDYLLFDHLCVLDNVAFGLAARGLRRVTARSRARDWLDLLDLADFADRHPPQLSGGQAQRVALARALAPEPSLLLLDEPLAALDVTTHARLRRVLRTHLAGYRGPRLLITHDPADAFLLADRIHIIEDGRLTQSGTPDEIRRHPATPYVADVAGINLIAGRARRGEVTVDAGGVLHAANTAISGPVLVSVSPAAIALYPTKPYGSPRNTWEATIVAVEPLGETVRVHLGSPVPLTADITPGSAAELHLEPGRTVWLSIKATELSLTAAGGEPGTGEAATGTGTGTDGEDVSR, from the coding sequence ATGACAGCGACGGACATCGCCACGGGGCTCGAAGCCCACATCGTCGCGGCGCGCGGCGGGTTCGACCTCGACGTCGCACTCCGCATCGAACCTGGCGAGACGGCGGCACTGCTCGGGCCGAACGGATCCGGCAAATCCACCACGGTCGCCGCACTGACGGGTCTCCTCGCGCTCGAGGCCGGCGAGGTCGTGCTCGGCGGCCGCACCCTGGATTCACCCAGAGCGGGCATCTTCGTGGCGCCCGAGGACCGTGACATCGGCGTCGTGTTCCAGGACTACCTGCTCTTCGACCACCTGTGCGTGCTGGACAACGTCGCCTTCGGGTTGGCCGCACGGGGCCTTCGGCGGGTGACCGCCCGCAGCCGGGCCCGGGACTGGCTCGACCTCCTCGACCTGGCAGACTTCGCGGATCGCCATCCACCGCAGCTCTCCGGTGGCCAGGCCCAGCGCGTCGCCCTGGCCAGGGCCCTCGCGCCGGAGCCGTCGCTGTTGCTCCTCGACGAACCGCTGGCCGCACTCGACGTCACCACCCACGCCCGGCTCCGTCGGGTGCTGCGAACCCACCTGGCGGGGTATCGCGGCCCGCGGCTGCTGATCACCCACGACCCCGCCGACGCCTTCCTGCTCGCCGATCGGATCCACATCATCGAGGACGGGCGACTCACCCAGAGCGGCACACCCGACGAGATCCGACGACACCCGGCGACGCCGTACGTAGCCGACGTGGCCGGCATCAACCTCATCGCCGGCAGAGCGCGGCGTGGCGAGGTCACCGTCGATGCCGGCGGGGTGCTCCACGCGGCGAACACCGCGATCTCCGGCCCGGTGCTCGTGAGCGTCAGCCCGGCCGCCATTGCGCTCTACCCGACGAAGCCCTACGGCAGCCCCCGCAACACCTGGGAGGCGACGATCGTCGCGGTGGAACCGCTCGGCGAGACCGTGCGGGTTCACCTCGGCTCGCCCGTCCCGCTCACTGCGGACATCACACCGGGGTCCGCCGCCGAGTTGCACCTCGAGCCGGGTCGAACCGTGTGGCTGTCCATCAAGGCCACGGAGCTCTCGCTCACTGCGGCCGGGGGGGAGCCCGGTACCGGCGAGGCGGCGACGGGCACCGGTACCGGCACCGACGGGGAAGACGTCAGCCGATAG
- a CDS encoding helix-turn-helix transcriptional regulator, protein MAAPEVSLNEWVVLALLAEGPSHGFALAKNLEAGTDLGRVLTVRRPLVYRALGRLVDARLAEPHHSEPGVAGPNRTVHRLTRSGRTAVRAWLRRPVEHVRELRIEFLVKLRLARRAGSDTTELVAAQREALADTLARLAALDDDADEVDLWRHHNAVAVQAFLDHIAG, encoded by the coding sequence GTGGCCGCACCGGAAGTCTCCCTCAACGAGTGGGTCGTCCTCGCCCTGCTGGCCGAAGGGCCGTCGCACGGTTTCGCACTGGCGAAGAACCTCGAAGCGGGCACGGACCTCGGCCGTGTCCTCACGGTGCGGCGGCCACTCGTCTACCGGGCCCTCGGCCGTCTGGTCGACGCACGACTCGCGGAACCCCACCACAGCGAGCCCGGCGTCGCCGGACCGAACCGCACGGTGCACCGGCTCACCCGCAGCGGGCGGACCGCGGTGCGTGCGTGGCTCCGACGCCCGGTGGAGCACGTCCGGGAACTCCGGATCGAGTTCCTCGTCAAGCTCCGCCTGGCGCGGCGAGCCGGATCCGACACCACGGAGCTGGTCGCGGCCCAGCGCGAGGCACTGGCGGACACGCTCGCCCGCCTCGCGGCTCTCGACGACGACGCCGACGAGGTCGACCTCTGGCGACACCACAACGCCGTGGCCGTGCAGGCCTTTCTCGACCACATCGCCGGCTGA